In Gossypium raimondii isolate GPD5lz chromosome 12, ASM2569854v1, whole genome shotgun sequence, a single window of DNA contains:
- the LOC105762340 gene encoding protein WUSCHEL, whose product MAIHSFMPHAYTFSHMHLSLPFFVPSLFMNIALSTSVLLSQIFLRYPLFILSCACLSPYLSFYIPFPCSHPCHTISLTSPLYNSLLSLSDLVTFVCFSLFSSCFHSIMEPQQQQQQNQQAPNEDCGGGSGKGSFLCRQSSTRWTPTTDQIRILKDLYYNNGVRSPSADQIQRISARLRQYGKIEGKNVFYWFQNHKARERQKKRFTTTTNHHVPMQSPTTAANNKYPNITPGYSPTSLSSTGALTVGQIGNYGYGSITMEKSFRDCSISACGSSTSVGESLSHNFGWVGFDPTYSSSYTFFEHKKFMEERQKDEDDAEEEAAAPQIETLPLFPMHSEDVNGFCSNIRPRLDSCYSGWYRSEDGYTGSRASLELSLNPYAGRPQDSI is encoded by the exons ATGgccattcattcattcatgccTCACGCATATACTTTCTCCCACATGCATCTCTCTCTCCCTTTTTTTGTCCCTTCCCTTTTTATGAACATCGCTCTGTCAACTTCAGTCCTTCTCTCTCAGATATTTCTCAGATATCCTCTCTTCATCCTTTCATGTGCCTGCTTGTCCCCCTATCTCTCCTTTTATATCCCATTCCCTTGCTCTCATCCGTGTCATACAATTTCACTTACATCCCCTCTTTACAATTCCCTTCTCTCTCTATCCGACTTGGTTACCTTTGTTTGCTtctctttgttttcttcttgcTTTCACTCCATCATGGAACCCCAGCAACAGCAACAGCAAAACCAACAAGCTCCAAATGAGGATTGTGGTGGTGGCAGTGGCAAAGGAAGCTTTCTTTGCAGGCAAAGTAGTACACGGTGGACTCCTACCACTGACCAGATTAGAATATTGAAGGACCTTTACTACAACAATGGAGTTAGGTCCCCGAGTGCTGATCAGATTCAAAGGATCTCTGCTAGACTTAGACAGTACGGAAAAATCGAAGGCAAGAATGTCTTTTATTGGTTTCAGAACCACAAGGCTCGTGAGAGGCAGAAGAAAAGGTTCACCACCACGACTAATCATCATGTCCCCATGCAAAGCCCTACCACTGCTGCAAATAACAAGTATCCCAACATAACTCCTG GTTATTCTCCTACATCTCTTTCTTCAACTGGTGCTCTTACTGTTGGGCAGATAGGAAACTATGGCTATGGGTCTATAACCATGGAAAAGAGTTTTAGG GATTGCTCAATATCAGCATGTGGTAGTAGTACAAGTGTAGGCGAATCCCTGAGTCACAACTTTGGATGGGTTGGGTTCGATCCTACTTATTCTTCGTCCTACACATTCTTTGAGCACAAAAAATTCATGGAAGAGAGACaaaaagatgaagatgatgCAGAAGAAGAAGCTGCTGCTCCACAAATTGAGACCCTCCCTCTCTTTCCCATGCACAGTGAAGACGTTAATGGTTTTTGCAGTAATATTAGGCCCAGACTAGACAGCTGCTACTCTGGGTGGTACAGGTCTGAAGATGGCTACACTGGTTCTCGTGCCTCACTTGAGCTCAGCCTCAACCCATATGCAGGCAGACCGCAAGATTCTATCTGA